The following proteins are encoded in a genomic region of Bufo bufo chromosome 11, aBufBuf1.1, whole genome shotgun sequence:
- the MEF2D gene encoding myocyte-specific enhancer factor 2D isoform X4, with amino-acid sequence MGRKKIQIQRITDERNRQVTFTKRKFGLMKKAYELSVLCDCEIALIIFNHSNKLFQYASTDMDKVLLKYTEYNEPHESRTNADIIETLRKKGFNGCDSPEPDGDDSIDQSPLMEDKYRKASEDLDILFKRYGSAVPAPNFAMPVTVPVTNQNALQFSNPGGSLVTQSLMTASLTDPRLLSPQPPNLQRNTVSPGLPQRPASAGAMLGGDLNNSNGTCPSPVGNGYISARASPGLITVSNGNTLGKVIPAKSPPPPSQNNQLGGNSRKPDLRVITSQGGKGLMHHLQNTQRLGVSQATHSLTTPVVSVATPSLLSHHGLPFSAMSTAYNTDYQLTSADLASLSTFSSPGTLSLGNMSTWHQQQQQQQQHQQQHHQAHQMVPVSLSNLISSGQLSHTATLTVNTNPNISIKKEPPSPNRERSTGTPLTSYPHQARHEATGRSPVDSLSSNASSFEGNDREDARADYTSSLGLLRPSSDVEGESPSVKRMRLDAWVT; translated from the exons GTGACGTTCACAAAGCGTAAATTTGGGCTGATGAAGAAGGCTTATGAGCTCAGCGTCCTGTGTGACTGTGAGATCGCTCTCATCATCTTCAACCACTCAAACAAACTGTTCCAGTATGCCAGCACGGACATGGACAAAGTGCTGCTGAAATACACAGAGTACAATGAGCCCCACGAGAGTCGGACTAACGCAGACATAATAGAG ACATTGAGAAAGAAAGGTTTTAACGGGTGCGACAGCCCCGAACCGGATGGGGATGACTCCATTGACCAGAGCCCCCTCATGGAAGACAAATATCGCAAAGCCAGCGAGGACTTGGACATTCTATTCAAACGCTACGGT TCTGCAGTTCCTGCACCGAACTTCGCTATGCCCGTTACTGTACCGGTGACCAATCAGAACGCGCTGCAGTTCAGCAACCCCGGGGGGTCATTGGTCACACAGTCTCTGATGACGGCCTCGCTCACGGACCCCCGGCTCCTGTCACCGCAGCCACCGAACCTGCAGAGGAACACAGTGTCTCCGGGGCTACCTCAGAGGCCAGCCAGCGCAG GAGCGATGCTCGGGGGAGACCTGAACAATTCTAATGGAACCTGTCCAAGCCCTGTAG GCAATGGCTACATCAGTGCGCGAGCCTCTCCGGGCCTCATAACGGTATCGAACGGGAACACCCTGGGTAAAGTCATCCCAGCCAAATCCCCTCCGCCTCCATCCCAGAACAATCAGCTCGGAGGCAACAGCCGCAAACCAGACCTGCGCGTTATCACCTCACAAGGCGGCAAGGGGTTAATGCATCACTTG CAGAACACACAGAGGCTAGGAGTCTCCCAAGCGACTCACTCCTTGACCACGCCGGTCGTATCGGTGGCGACACCCAGTTTACTGTCACATCATGGACTGCCGTTCTCTGCCATGTCCACAGCCTACAACACAG ACTACCAGCTGACCAGCGCAGACTTGGCATCGCTCTCCACGTTCAGCTCTCCAGGAACCTTGTCATTAGGCAACATGTCCACctggcatcagcagcagcagcaacagcagcagcatcaacaaCAGCACCACCAAGCGCATCAGATGGTTCCCGTGTCACTGAGTAACCTGAT ATCCAGTGGACAGCTTTCACACACCGCCACGCTGACAGTCAACACCAACCCAAACATAAGCATCAAAAAAGAACCTCCATCTCCCAACCGGGAACGGAGCACCGGCACCCCATTGACGTCCTACCCCCACCAGGCGCGACACGAAGCCACCGGCCGCTCTCCCGTCGACAGCCTGAGCAGCAACGCAAGTTCTTTCGAAGGCAACGACCGAGAGGATGCAAGGGCCGACTACACCTCCTCGCTTGGGCTGCTGCGACCTTCGAGCGACGTGGAAGGCGAGAGCCCGTCTGTAAAACGCATGCGGCTCGACGCGTGGGTAACATAA
- the MEF2D gene encoding myocyte-specific enhancer factor 2D isoform X1, with product MGRKKIQIQRITDERNRQVTFTKRKFGLMKKAYELSVLCDCEIALIIFNHSNKLFQYASTDMDKVLLKYTEYNEPHESRTNADIIETLRKKGFNGCDSPEPDGDDSIDQSPLMEDKYRKASEDLDILFKRYGSAVPAPNFAMPVTVPVTNQNALQFSNPGGSLVTQSLMTASLTDPRLLSPQPPNLQRNTVSPGLPQRPASAGAMLGGDLNNSNGTCPSPVGNGYISARASPGLITVSNGNTLGKVIPAKSPPPPSQNNQLGGNSRKPDLRVITSQGGKGLMHHLAEDLEMQNTQRLGVSQATHSLTTPVVSVATPSLLSHHGLPFSAMSTAYNTDYQLTSADLASLSTFSSPGTLSLGNMSTWHQQQQQQQQHQQQHHQAHQMVPVSLSNLISSGQLSHTATLTVNTNPNISIKKEPPSPNRERSTGTPLTSYPHQARHEATGRSPVDSLSSNASSFEGNDREDARADYTSSLGLLRPSSDVEGESPSVKRMRLDAWVT from the exons GTGACGTTCACAAAGCGTAAATTTGGGCTGATGAAGAAGGCTTATGAGCTCAGCGTCCTGTGTGACTGTGAGATCGCTCTCATCATCTTCAACCACTCAAACAAACTGTTCCAGTATGCCAGCACGGACATGGACAAAGTGCTGCTGAAATACACAGAGTACAATGAGCCCCACGAGAGTCGGACTAACGCAGACATAATAGAG ACATTGAGAAAGAAAGGTTTTAACGGGTGCGACAGCCCCGAACCGGATGGGGATGACTCCATTGACCAGAGCCCCCTCATGGAAGACAAATATCGCAAAGCCAGCGAGGACTTGGACATTCTATTCAAACGCTACGGT TCTGCAGTTCCTGCACCGAACTTCGCTATGCCCGTTACTGTACCGGTGACCAATCAGAACGCGCTGCAGTTCAGCAACCCCGGGGGGTCATTGGTCACACAGTCTCTGATGACGGCCTCGCTCACGGACCCCCGGCTCCTGTCACCGCAGCCACCGAACCTGCAGAGGAACACAGTGTCTCCGGGGCTACCTCAGAGGCCAGCCAGCGCAG GAGCGATGCTCGGGGGAGACCTGAACAATTCTAATGGAACCTGTCCAAGCCCTGTAG GCAATGGCTACATCAGTGCGCGAGCCTCTCCGGGCCTCATAACGGTATCGAACGGGAACACCCTGGGTAAAGTCATCCCAGCCAAATCCCCTCCGCCTCCATCCCAGAACAATCAGCTCGGAGGCAACAGCCGCAAACCAGACCTGCGCGTTATCACCTCACAAGGCGGCAAGGGGTTAATGCATCACTTG GCGGAGGATCTGGAGATG CAGAACACACAGAGGCTAGGAGTCTCCCAAGCGACTCACTCCTTGACCACGCCGGTCGTATCGGTGGCGACACCCAGTTTACTGTCACATCATGGACTGCCGTTCTCTGCCATGTCCACAGCCTACAACACAG ACTACCAGCTGACCAGCGCAGACTTGGCATCGCTCTCCACGTTCAGCTCTCCAGGAACCTTGTCATTAGGCAACATGTCCACctggcatcagcagcagcagcaacagcagcagcatcaacaaCAGCACCACCAAGCGCATCAGATGGTTCCCGTGTCACTGAGTAACCTGAT ATCCAGTGGACAGCTTTCACACACCGCCACGCTGACAGTCAACACCAACCCAAACATAAGCATCAAAAAAGAACCTCCATCTCCCAACCGGGAACGGAGCACCGGCACCCCATTGACGTCCTACCCCCACCAGGCGCGACACGAAGCCACCGGCCGCTCTCCCGTCGACAGCCTGAGCAGCAACGCAAGTTCTTTCGAAGGCAACGACCGAGAGGATGCAAGGGCCGACTACACCTCCTCGCTTGGGCTGCTGCGACCTTCGAGCGACGTGGAAGGCGAGAGCCCGTCTGTAAAACGCATGCGGCTCGACGCGTGGGTAACATAA
- the MEF2D gene encoding myocyte-specific enhancer factor 2D isoform X6 yields the protein MGRKKIQIQRITDERNRQVTFTKRKFGLMKKAYELSVLCDCEIALIIFNHSNKLFQYASTDMDKVLLKYTEYNEPHESRTNADIIETLRKKGFNGCDSPEPDGDDSIDQSPLMEDKYRKASEDLDILFKRYGALNKKHREYESPDADEVFALTPQTEEKYKKIDEEFDKMMQSYRLASAVPAPNFAMPVTVPVTNQNALQFSNPGGSLVTQSLMTASLTDPRLLSPQPPNLQRNTVSPGLPQRPASAGAMLGGDLNNSNGTCPSPVGNGYISARASPGLITVSNGNTLGKVIPAKSPPPPSQNNQLGGNSRKPDLRVITSQGGKGLMHHLAEDLEMQNTQRLGVSQATHSLTTPVVSVATPSLLSHHGLPFSAMSTAYNTDYQLTSADLASLSTFSSPGTLSLGNMSTWHQQQQQQQQHQQQHHQAHQMVPVSLSNLISSGQLSHTATLTVNTNPNISIKKEPPSPNRERSTGTPLTSYPHQARHEATGRSPVDSLSSNASSFEGNDREDARADYTSSLGLLRPSSDVEGESPSVKRMRLDAWVT from the exons GTGACGTTCACAAAGCGTAAATTTGGGCTGATGAAGAAGGCTTATGAGCTCAGCGTCCTGTGTGACTGTGAGATCGCTCTCATCATCTTCAACCACTCAAACAAACTGTTCCAGTATGCCAGCACGGACATGGACAAAGTGCTGCTGAAATACACAGAGTACAATGAGCCCCACGAGAGTCGGACTAACGCAGACATAATAGAG ACATTGAGAAAGAAAGGTTTTAACGGGTGCGACAGCCCCGAACCGGATGGGGATGACTCCATTGACCAGAGCCCCCTCATGGAAGACAAATATCGCAAAGCCAGCGAGGACTTGGACATTCTATTCAAACGCTACGGT GCGCTGAACAAGAAGCACAGGGAGTACGAGAGCCCGGACGCGGACGAGGTTTTTGCGCTGACTCCGCAGACGGAGGAGAAATATAAAAAGATTGACGAGGAGTTTGATAAAATGATGCAGAGTTATAGACTCGCA TCTGCAGTTCCTGCACCGAACTTCGCTATGCCCGTTACTGTACCGGTGACCAATCAGAACGCGCTGCAGTTCAGCAACCCCGGGGGGTCATTGGTCACACAGTCTCTGATGACGGCCTCGCTCACGGACCCCCGGCTCCTGTCACCGCAGCCACCGAACCTGCAGAGGAACACAGTGTCTCCGGGGCTACCTCAGAGGCCAGCCAGCGCAG GAGCGATGCTCGGGGGAGACCTGAACAATTCTAATGGAACCTGTCCAAGCCCTGTAG GCAATGGCTACATCAGTGCGCGAGCCTCTCCGGGCCTCATAACGGTATCGAACGGGAACACCCTGGGTAAAGTCATCCCAGCCAAATCCCCTCCGCCTCCATCCCAGAACAATCAGCTCGGAGGCAACAGCCGCAAACCAGACCTGCGCGTTATCACCTCACAAGGCGGCAAGGGGTTAATGCATCACTTG GCGGAGGATCTGGAGATG CAGAACACACAGAGGCTAGGAGTCTCCCAAGCGACTCACTCCTTGACCACGCCGGTCGTATCGGTGGCGACACCCAGTTTACTGTCACATCATGGACTGCCGTTCTCTGCCATGTCCACAGCCTACAACACAG ACTACCAGCTGACCAGCGCAGACTTGGCATCGCTCTCCACGTTCAGCTCTCCAGGAACCTTGTCATTAGGCAACATGTCCACctggcatcagcagcagcagcaacagcagcagcatcaacaaCAGCACCACCAAGCGCATCAGATGGTTCCCGTGTCACTGAGTAACCTGAT ATCCAGTGGACAGCTTTCACACACCGCCACGCTGACAGTCAACACCAACCCAAACATAAGCATCAAAAAAGAACCTCCATCTCCCAACCGGGAACGGAGCACCGGCACCCCATTGACGTCCTACCCCCACCAGGCGCGACACGAAGCCACCGGCCGCTCTCCCGTCGACAGCCTGAGCAGCAACGCAAGTTCTTTCGAAGGCAACGACCGAGAGGATGCAAGGGCCGACTACACCTCCTCGCTTGGGCTGCTGCGACCTTCGAGCGACGTGGAAGGCGAGAGCCCGTCTGTAAAACGCATGCGGCTCGACGCGTGGGTAACATAA
- the MEF2D gene encoding myocyte-specific enhancer factor 2D isoform X3 codes for MGRKKIQIQRITDERNRQVTFTKRKFGLMKKAYELSVLCDCEIALIIFNHSNKLFQYASTDMDKVLLKYTEYNEPHESRTNADIIEALNKKHREYESPDADEVFALTPQTEEKYKKIDEEFDKMMQSYRLASAVPAPNFAMPVTVPVTNQNALQFSNPGGSLVTQSLMTASLTDPRLLSPQPPNLQRNTVSPGLPQRPASAGAMLGGDLNNSNGTCPSPVGNGYISARASPGLITVSNGNTLGKVIPAKSPPPPSQNNQLGGNSRKPDLRVITSQGGKGLMHHLAEDLEMQNTQRLGVSQATHSLTTPVVSVATPSLLSHHGLPFSAMSTAYNTDYQLTSADLASLSTFSSPGTLSLGNMSTWHQQQQQQQQHQQQHHQAHQMVPVSLSNLISSGQLSHTATLTVNTNPNISIKKEPPSPNRERSTGTPLTSYPHQARHEATGRSPVDSLSSNASSFEGNDREDARADYTSSLGLLRPSSDVEGESPSVKRMRLDAWVT; via the exons GTGACGTTCACAAAGCGTAAATTTGGGCTGATGAAGAAGGCTTATGAGCTCAGCGTCCTGTGTGACTGTGAGATCGCTCTCATCATCTTCAACCACTCAAACAAACTGTTCCAGTATGCCAGCACGGACATGGACAAAGTGCTGCTGAAATACACAGAGTACAATGAGCCCCACGAGAGTCGGACTAACGCAGACATAATAGAG GCGCTGAACAAGAAGCACAGGGAGTACGAGAGCCCGGACGCGGACGAGGTTTTTGCGCTGACTCCGCAGACGGAGGAGAAATATAAAAAGATTGACGAGGAGTTTGATAAAATGATGCAGAGTTATAGACTCGCA TCTGCAGTTCCTGCACCGAACTTCGCTATGCCCGTTACTGTACCGGTGACCAATCAGAACGCGCTGCAGTTCAGCAACCCCGGGGGGTCATTGGTCACACAGTCTCTGATGACGGCCTCGCTCACGGACCCCCGGCTCCTGTCACCGCAGCCACCGAACCTGCAGAGGAACACAGTGTCTCCGGGGCTACCTCAGAGGCCAGCCAGCGCAG GAGCGATGCTCGGGGGAGACCTGAACAATTCTAATGGAACCTGTCCAAGCCCTGTAG GCAATGGCTACATCAGTGCGCGAGCCTCTCCGGGCCTCATAACGGTATCGAACGGGAACACCCTGGGTAAAGTCATCCCAGCCAAATCCCCTCCGCCTCCATCCCAGAACAATCAGCTCGGAGGCAACAGCCGCAAACCAGACCTGCGCGTTATCACCTCACAAGGCGGCAAGGGGTTAATGCATCACTTG GCGGAGGATCTGGAGATG CAGAACACACAGAGGCTAGGAGTCTCCCAAGCGACTCACTCCTTGACCACGCCGGTCGTATCGGTGGCGACACCCAGTTTACTGTCACATCATGGACTGCCGTTCTCTGCCATGTCCACAGCCTACAACACAG ACTACCAGCTGACCAGCGCAGACTTGGCATCGCTCTCCACGTTCAGCTCTCCAGGAACCTTGTCATTAGGCAACATGTCCACctggcatcagcagcagcagcaacagcagcagcatcaacaaCAGCACCACCAAGCGCATCAGATGGTTCCCGTGTCACTGAGTAACCTGAT ATCCAGTGGACAGCTTTCACACACCGCCACGCTGACAGTCAACACCAACCCAAACATAAGCATCAAAAAAGAACCTCCATCTCCCAACCGGGAACGGAGCACCGGCACCCCATTGACGTCCTACCCCCACCAGGCGCGACACGAAGCCACCGGCCGCTCTCCCGTCGACAGCCTGAGCAGCAACGCAAGTTCTTTCGAAGGCAACGACCGAGAGGATGCAAGGGCCGACTACACCTCCTCGCTTGGGCTGCTGCGACCTTCGAGCGACGTGGAAGGCGAGAGCCCGTCTGTAAAACGCATGCGGCTCGACGCGTGGGTAACATAA
- the MEF2D gene encoding myocyte-specific enhancer factor 2D isoform X2, with translation MGRKKIQIQRITDERNRQVTFTKRKFGLMKKAYELSVLCDCEIALIIFNHSNKLFQYASTDMDKVLLKYTEYNEPHESRTNADIIETLRKKGFNGCDSPEPDGDDSIDQSPLMEDKYRKASEDLDILFKRYGSAVPAPNFAMPVTVPVTNQNALQFSNPGGSLVTQSLMTASLTDPRLLSPQPPNLQRNTVSPGLPQRPASAGAMLGGDLNNSNGTCPSPVGNGYISARASPGLITVSNGNTLGKVIPAKSPPPPSQNNQLGGNSRKPDLRVITSQGGKGLMHHLAEDLEMNTQRLGVSQATHSLTTPVVSVATPSLLSHHGLPFSAMSTAYNTDYQLTSADLASLSTFSSPGTLSLGNMSTWHQQQQQQQQHQQQHHQAHQMVPVSLSNLISSGQLSHTATLTVNTNPNISIKKEPPSPNRERSTGTPLTSYPHQARHEATGRSPVDSLSSNASSFEGNDREDARADYTSSLGLLRPSSDVEGESPSVKRMRLDAWVT, from the exons GTGACGTTCACAAAGCGTAAATTTGGGCTGATGAAGAAGGCTTATGAGCTCAGCGTCCTGTGTGACTGTGAGATCGCTCTCATCATCTTCAACCACTCAAACAAACTGTTCCAGTATGCCAGCACGGACATGGACAAAGTGCTGCTGAAATACACAGAGTACAATGAGCCCCACGAGAGTCGGACTAACGCAGACATAATAGAG ACATTGAGAAAGAAAGGTTTTAACGGGTGCGACAGCCCCGAACCGGATGGGGATGACTCCATTGACCAGAGCCCCCTCATGGAAGACAAATATCGCAAAGCCAGCGAGGACTTGGACATTCTATTCAAACGCTACGGT TCTGCAGTTCCTGCACCGAACTTCGCTATGCCCGTTACTGTACCGGTGACCAATCAGAACGCGCTGCAGTTCAGCAACCCCGGGGGGTCATTGGTCACACAGTCTCTGATGACGGCCTCGCTCACGGACCCCCGGCTCCTGTCACCGCAGCCACCGAACCTGCAGAGGAACACAGTGTCTCCGGGGCTACCTCAGAGGCCAGCCAGCGCAG GAGCGATGCTCGGGGGAGACCTGAACAATTCTAATGGAACCTGTCCAAGCCCTGTAG GCAATGGCTACATCAGTGCGCGAGCCTCTCCGGGCCTCATAACGGTATCGAACGGGAACACCCTGGGTAAAGTCATCCCAGCCAAATCCCCTCCGCCTCCATCCCAGAACAATCAGCTCGGAGGCAACAGCCGCAAACCAGACCTGCGCGTTATCACCTCACAAGGCGGCAAGGGGTTAATGCATCACTTG GCGGAGGATCTGGAGATG AACACACAGAGGCTAGGAGTCTCCCAAGCGACTCACTCCTTGACCACGCCGGTCGTATCGGTGGCGACACCCAGTTTACTGTCACATCATGGACTGCCGTTCTCTGCCATGTCCACAGCCTACAACACAG ACTACCAGCTGACCAGCGCAGACTTGGCATCGCTCTCCACGTTCAGCTCTCCAGGAACCTTGTCATTAGGCAACATGTCCACctggcatcagcagcagcagcaacagcagcagcatcaacaaCAGCACCACCAAGCGCATCAGATGGTTCCCGTGTCACTGAGTAACCTGAT ATCCAGTGGACAGCTTTCACACACCGCCACGCTGACAGTCAACACCAACCCAAACATAAGCATCAAAAAAGAACCTCCATCTCCCAACCGGGAACGGAGCACCGGCACCCCATTGACGTCCTACCCCCACCAGGCGCGACACGAAGCCACCGGCCGCTCTCCCGTCGACAGCCTGAGCAGCAACGCAAGTTCTTTCGAAGGCAACGACCGAGAGGATGCAAGGGCCGACTACACCTCCTCGCTTGGGCTGCTGCGACCTTCGAGCGACGTGGAAGGCGAGAGCCCGTCTGTAAAACGCATGCGGCTCGACGCGTGGGTAACATAA
- the MEF2D gene encoding myocyte-specific enhancer factor 2D isoform X5 translates to MGRKKIQIQRITDERNRQVTFTKRKFGLMKKAYELSVLCDCEIALIIFNHSNKLFQYASTDMDKVLLKYTEYNEPHESRTNADIIETLRKKGFNGCDSPEPDGDDSIDQSPLMEDKYRKASEDLDILFKRYGSAVPAPNFAMPVTVPVTNQNALQFSNPGGSLVTQSLMTASLTDPRLLSPQPPNLQRNTVSPGLPQRPASAGAMLGGDLNNSNGTCPSPVGNGYISARASPGLITVSNGNTLGKVIPAKSPPPPSQNNQLGGNSRKPDLRVITSQGGKGLMHHLNTQRLGVSQATHSLTTPVVSVATPSLLSHHGLPFSAMSTAYNTDYQLTSADLASLSTFSSPGTLSLGNMSTWHQQQQQQQQHQQQHHQAHQMVPVSLSNLISSGQLSHTATLTVNTNPNISIKKEPPSPNRERSTGTPLTSYPHQARHEATGRSPVDSLSSNASSFEGNDREDARADYTSSLGLLRPSSDVEGESPSVKRMRLDAWVT, encoded by the exons GTGACGTTCACAAAGCGTAAATTTGGGCTGATGAAGAAGGCTTATGAGCTCAGCGTCCTGTGTGACTGTGAGATCGCTCTCATCATCTTCAACCACTCAAACAAACTGTTCCAGTATGCCAGCACGGACATGGACAAAGTGCTGCTGAAATACACAGAGTACAATGAGCCCCACGAGAGTCGGACTAACGCAGACATAATAGAG ACATTGAGAAAGAAAGGTTTTAACGGGTGCGACAGCCCCGAACCGGATGGGGATGACTCCATTGACCAGAGCCCCCTCATGGAAGACAAATATCGCAAAGCCAGCGAGGACTTGGACATTCTATTCAAACGCTACGGT TCTGCAGTTCCTGCACCGAACTTCGCTATGCCCGTTACTGTACCGGTGACCAATCAGAACGCGCTGCAGTTCAGCAACCCCGGGGGGTCATTGGTCACACAGTCTCTGATGACGGCCTCGCTCACGGACCCCCGGCTCCTGTCACCGCAGCCACCGAACCTGCAGAGGAACACAGTGTCTCCGGGGCTACCTCAGAGGCCAGCCAGCGCAG GAGCGATGCTCGGGGGAGACCTGAACAATTCTAATGGAACCTGTCCAAGCCCTGTAG GCAATGGCTACATCAGTGCGCGAGCCTCTCCGGGCCTCATAACGGTATCGAACGGGAACACCCTGGGTAAAGTCATCCCAGCCAAATCCCCTCCGCCTCCATCCCAGAACAATCAGCTCGGAGGCAACAGCCGCAAACCAGACCTGCGCGTTATCACCTCACAAGGCGGCAAGGGGTTAATGCATCACTTG AACACACAGAGGCTAGGAGTCTCCCAAGCGACTCACTCCTTGACCACGCCGGTCGTATCGGTGGCGACACCCAGTTTACTGTCACATCATGGACTGCCGTTCTCTGCCATGTCCACAGCCTACAACACAG ACTACCAGCTGACCAGCGCAGACTTGGCATCGCTCTCCACGTTCAGCTCTCCAGGAACCTTGTCATTAGGCAACATGTCCACctggcatcagcagcagcagcaacagcagcagcatcaacaaCAGCACCACCAAGCGCATCAGATGGTTCCCGTGTCACTGAGTAACCTGAT ATCCAGTGGACAGCTTTCACACACCGCCACGCTGACAGTCAACACCAACCCAAACATAAGCATCAAAAAAGAACCTCCATCTCCCAACCGGGAACGGAGCACCGGCACCCCATTGACGTCCTACCCCCACCAGGCGCGACACGAAGCCACCGGCCGCTCTCCCGTCGACAGCCTGAGCAGCAACGCAAGTTCTTTCGAAGGCAACGACCGAGAGGATGCAAGGGCCGACTACACCTCCTCGCTTGGGCTGCTGCGACCTTCGAGCGACGTGGAAGGCGAGAGCCCGTCTGTAAAACGCATGCGGCTCGACGCGTGGGTAACATAA